From the genome of Neodiprion pinetum isolate iyNeoPine1 chromosome 3, iyNeoPine1.2, whole genome shotgun sequence, one region includes:
- the Ufd4 gene encoding E3 ubiquitin-protein ligase HECTD1 isoform X2, protein MAEVDPETLLEWLSMGQGDERDMQLIALEQLCMLLLMSDNVDRCFESCPPRTFLPALCRIFLDELAPDSVLEVTARAITYYLDVSAECTRRVISMEGAVKAICGRLSGAGLGSRASRDLAEQCIKVLELVCAREAGAVFEAGGLPCALSFIREHGARVHRDTLHSAMAVVSRLCGKVEPQDKALPDCVEALSTLLRHEDAHVADGALRCFASLADRFSRRGVDPAPLASHGLVSELLYRLSNAAGPGASAATTSSNTKTPPPSTTSTAPAPEPKSCASVSTIISLLSTLCRGSPSITHDLLRSELPDAIEKALKGDERCALDSMRLVDLLLVLLFEGRSALGRGAAGGPSGPLLPRLRRLDSAGEKSHRQLIDCIRSKDTDALIEAIDSGGIEVNFMDDVGQTLLNWASAFGTQEMVEFLCDRGADVNKGQRSSSLHYAACFGRPAIAKVLLRHGANPDLRDEDGKTPLDKARERVDEGHREVAAILQSPGEWMLPPNQENRKPETEVENFTEPKGDPEMAPVYLKRLLPVFCATFQSTMLSSVRKASLSLIRKMVHYIQPELLVEACGSEGTDCGATLVEVIATVLDNEEDEDGHLIVLQMIQDLMVKGKDEFLEHFARLGVFSKVATLATEPESETSQSGEEQTIEDARELLVGRAYHWRDWCICRGRDCLYVWSDAAALELSNGSNGWFRFILDGKLATMYSSGSPEGGTDTTGKGRNTESLTTEENRGEFLEKLQRARTQVKPNSISQPLLSRPGTARLVVGNWSLSSRREGELYIHNSDGQQQATILREDLPGFIFESNRGTKHSFTAETSLGPEFAAGWAGKRGKRLRSKLEAIKQKVKSQAQEIYERYFKVAQAQPRGVVAKLGTIVSQIEKACQKQQSGNREWRNVLQNTLEELKILLNEEGKVSAYELHSSGLVQTLLALLAAPPGPQPPSLRATKLRLQRIALFKNCFQANDINHEQSSAKVLVHKLVSVLESIEKLPVYLYDTPGSGYGLQILTRRLRFRLEKAAGESALIDRSGRGLKMEPLSTVQQLEHHLLKMVAKQWHDHDRSTFTFVKKLKEGNKMSFKYQYDFDENGLIYWIGTNAKTSSEWVNPGQYGLVVVTSSDGRILPYGRLEDILSRDTSALNCHTNDDKRAWFSVDLGVWLIPSAYSLRHARGYGRSALRNWMLQVSKDGINWTTLYTHVDDCSLNEPGSTATWTLEPPAEEVQGWRHLRLQQTGKNSSGQTHYLSMSGLEIYGEVTGVCEDLGRAAREAEASVRRQRRLVRTQVLRHLVAGARVARGLDWKWREQDGVPPGEGTVTGELHNGWIDVTWDHGGSNSYRMGAEGKYDLRLVSTGVESENGMKTKNGASVLTSRKSSSTPSLPDCTDAVMRGSVASTDQAASADNLAAKQAESIAESVLSVARAEAVVAVTGEGAASAAGELSVVLHPRPDATSDLATIVESLALNTEYSINSNSNRATNSSKPHFPTVRGNKPASGLLSLEAAEVLDRMREGADRLRNNTNSFLSGELLGLVPVRISVSGETDESSMRIRPVTRHHPGITDNMKECGRDKEASSSSQNAPGCPIVVTNPMSVSVPNLTCTEANNTLEPAAATGFLETFAAMARRRTLGGQHIAPNSNSGSNPRGPNSVSSLVRLALSSNFPGGLLSTAQSYPSLTSSGQVAGSGVTTTTGPSLGQALTMSLTSTSSDSEQLWLQVSVEDFVESCSGVAGTGVVGGRGIGGPTLLGELEDDEDGALAEEDDDNEENEQEEDDEENEEEGDGGEGEYEEVMVSRNLLAAFMEEEAQPQPTKRRAWDDEFVLKRQFSALIPAFDPRPGRTNINQTTDLEVPPPGSELQMSTRSGLPTSPKLSLTLKGPGLPGIPDVEVPLTEPQSTIFQVVQELMQLTELGSRQEKLRRIWEPTYTIVYKETKDEESSGRATPIITLYSRNQIQNTNACTVEDVLQLLRHVFVLSAMREENKDTIMDESSPESYWVNPDDFTSKKITNKVVQQIQDPLALAAGALPSWCEELARSCPFLLPFETRRLYFSCTAFGASRSIVWLQTQRDAVLERQRAPGLSPRRDDSHEFRVGRLKHERVSVPRGEKLLDWAEQVLKVHASRKSILEVQFVGEEGTGLGPTLEFFALVAAELQRKDLGLWLCDDEQTCEEEKSCPPGEQIRPPGYYVVRPSGLFPAPLPQDSPVCDKAVRYFWFLGVFLAKVLQDNRLVDIPLSQPFLKLMCRGDITNNVNERIGLNTVPQESMPSSMASSFISEEGELDAQYSLEQTPWYDGILNIDDLAIVDPVRGEFLKQTQSLVSRRDRTLSDGPLTEEVRDSLHITHPSGTSISIEDLALTMSYAPSSRIFEHEQVELKEGSVNIPVTLDNVHEYVDLTVKYCLQRGIARQLDAFKAGFSKVFLMEKLHAFSPEEIRAMLCGEQDPHWTREDLLNYTEPKLGYTRESPGFQRFVNVLLSLTGPERKAFLQFATGCSALPPGGLCNLHPRLTVVRKVDAGSGGFPSVNTCVHYLKLPEYPTEELLKVRLLAATRERGFHLN, encoded by the exons ATGGCAGAAGTAGACCCAGAAACATTACTAGAATGGCTCAGCATGGGTCAAGGGGACGAAAGGGATATGCAACTCATAGCCCTAGAACAGCTGTGCATGTTGTTACTTATGTCTGATAATGTTGACAGATGTTTTGAAAG TTGCCCTCCACGTACGTTTCTCCCGGCCCTTTGTCGCATCTTTTTGGATGAACTTGCCCCTGACAGTGTGCTGGAGGTCACAGCTCGTGCGATCACATATTATCTTGATGTATCGGCAGAATGTACGCGAAGAGTAATCTCTATGGAAGGTGCTGTCAAAGCGATTTGCGGTCGTCTTTCTGGAGCAGGACTTGGATCTCGAGCCAGTCGAGATTTAGCTGAACAGTGTATCAAG GTCTTGGAGCTTGTTTGCGCTAGAGAAGCAGGAGCAGTTTTTGAAGCCGGCGGTCTACCATGTGCCTTGTCATTCATACGTGAACATGGAGCGCGAGTACACCGTGACACATTGCATTCTGCAATGGCAGTTGTTTCTCGTTTGTGTGGAAAAGTTGAGCCACAGGATAAGGCATTGCCGGATTGCGTTGAAGCTTTATCCACTCTACTGCGGCATGAAGATGCCCATGTTGCTGACGGTGCATTGAGGTGTTTCGCCTCGTTAGCTGATAGATTCTCGCGAAGAGGTGTTGACCCGGCCCCTTTAGCTTCCCATGGCTTAGTTTCTGAATTACTGTATAG ATTATCAAACGCAGCTGGACCTGGTGCATCTGCAGCTACTACATCAAGTAACACAAAAACTCCACCCCCGTCTACAACATCGACAGCTCCAGCCCCAGAACCAAAGTCTTGCGCTTCagtttcaacgataattagcCTTTTATCAACATTGTGCAGAGGGTCTCCATCGATAACGCACGACTTGCTTCGTTCGGAGTTGCCTGACGCAATAGAGAAAGCTTTGAAGGGCGATGAAAGATGTGCCCTAGATTCAATGAGATTAGTAGACTTGCTTTTAGTTCTATTATTTGAAGGAAGATCGGCTCTAGGCAGAGGTGCAGCGGGGGGTCCGTCTGGTCCTTTATTGCCTCGACTTAGGAGGCTCGACAGTGCCGGGGAAAAATCTCATAGACAGTTAATCGACTGTATTAGATCAAAAGATACTGACGCGTTAATAGAAGCCATAGACTCTGGTGGTATAGAAGTTAATTTCATGGATGACGTTGGACAAACTCTTCTGAACTGGGCGTCAGCTTTTGGTACGCAAGAAATGGTAGAATTTTTATGCGACAGAGGAGCGGACGTTAACAAGGGCCAACGATCGTCCAGTTTACACTATGCAGCTTGCTTTGGAAGGCCAGCTATCGCAAAAGTGTTACTCAGACACGGTGCTAATCCGGATTTGAGGGATGAAGACGGTAAAACACCACTAGACAAGGCTAGAGAACGTGTCGACGAAGGTCACAGGGAAGTTGCAGCAATACTGCAGTCTCCTGGGGAGTGGATGCTGCCACCTAATCAAGAGAATCGAAAACCAGAAACTGAAGTTGAGAACTTTACCGAGCCTAAAGGTGATCCAGAGATGGCTCCTGTTTACCTCAAGAGATTGTTGCCAGTTTTCTGTGCCACGTTTCAGTCCACCATGCTGTCCAGTGTGAGGAAAGCTAGTCTAAGTTTAATCAGAAAAATGGTACACTACATTCAGCCAGAGCTGCTTGTCGAAGCATGCGGATCTGAAGGAACGGATTGCGGCGCAACGCTGGTAGAGGTCATCGCTACTGTGTTGGATAACGAG GAAGATGAAGATGGGCATTTGATCGTCCTCCAGATGATTCAAGATCTAATGGTGAAAGGAAAAGATGAATTTTTGGAACATTTCGCAAGACTAGGTGTATTCTCCAAAGTTGCTACATTGGCGACGGAGCCAGAATCAGAGACTAGTCAGTCCGGGGAAGAACAAACCATCGAAGATGCTAGGGAACTTCTAGTTGGCAGAGCTTATCATTGGAGGGATTGGTGTATTTGCAGAGGACGTGATTGTCTGTATGTTTGGTCAGACGCAGCTGCTTTAGAATTGTCAAACGGAAGTAATGGCTGGTTCAGGTTTATTCTCGATGGTAAACTGGCCACAATGTACTCGAGTGGTAGCCCAGAAGGTGGTACGGATACAACGG GGAAGGGACGGAATACAGAGTCGCTCACTACTGAAG aaaatcgTGGAGAGTTTCTTGAGAAATTACAAAGAGCTCGCACTCAAGTTAAACCAAATTCTATAAGCCAGCCTCTTCTTTCTCGTCCTGGTACGGCACGATTGGTAGTTGGAAATTGGTCTCTCTCTAGTCGAAGAGAAGGTGAATTGTACATCCATAACAGCGACGGACAGCAGCAAGCAACTATTCTGAGAGAAGATTTGCCTGGATTTATTTTCGAATCTAATCGAGGCACCAAACATTCCTTTACTGCTGAAACAAGCTTGG GCCCTGAGTTTGCAGCTGGCTGGGCAGGCAAGCGTGGAAAACGTTTACGATCTAAGCTTGAAGCGATTAAGCAAAAAGTTAAGAGTCAAGCGCAAGAAATATATGAGCGTTATTTCAAAGTGGCTCAGGCTCAACCTCGTGGAGTGGTGGCAAAACTTGGGACCATTGTTAGTCAGATAGAAAAGGCCTGTCAGAAACAGCAGTCTGGAAATCGTGAATGGCGTAACGTGTTGCAAAATACGTTGGAAGAACTAAAGATCTTGTTGAATGAAGAAGGAAAAGTTTCAGCTTATGAGTTGCACTCTAGTGGACTTGTGCAGACTTTACTCGCACTTTTAGCTGCGCCACCGGGACCACAACCACCATCGTTGAGAGCTACTAAATTGAGGCTTCAGAGGATAGCATTgttcaaaaattgtttccaaGCTAATGATATCAATCATGAACAGAGTTCTGCCAAAGTTTTAGTCCACAAGCTCGTTTCTGTGCTAGAATCAATCGAAAAACTTCCTGTATATTTGTACGATACACCAGGTTCTGGATACGGACTTCag ATTTTGACAAGGAGGCTACGTTTCCGTTTGGAAAAAGCAGCCGGTGAAAGTGCATTGATTGACCGGTCTGGCAGAGGTTTGAAAATGGAACCGTTGAGCACTGTACAACAGTTGGAACATCACTTGTTGAAAATGGTTGCAAAGCAATGGCATGACCATGATAGATCCACATTTACCTTTGTCAAAAAACTAAAAGAGGGTAACAAAATGTCATTCAAATATCAGTATGATTTCGACGAGAACGGACTGATATACTGGATTGGAACTAATGCCAA aaccaGTTCGGAGTGGGTTAATCCGGGCCAGTATGGACTTGTTGTGGTGACTTCCAGTGATGGTCGTATTTTGCCTTACGGCCGACTTGAAGACATCTTGAGTCGCGATACATCGGCTTTAAATTGTCACAcaaatgacgacaagcgggcCTGGTTCTCAGTAGACTTAGGTGTATGGCTTATACCAAGTGCGTACAGTTTGAGGCATGCCAGAGGATATGGCAGAAGTGCCTTGAGAAACTGGATGTTGCAA GTATCGAAGGATGGGATAAACTGGACTACCTTGTACACGCATGTTGATGACTGTTCTCTCAATGAACCCGGAAGTACAGCAACTTGGACTCTTGAACCTCCAGCTGAAGAGGTTCAGGGTTGGCGTCATCTTCGCTTACAGCAAACTGGCAAAAACTCGTCTGGTCAAACGCATTATCTGTCCATGTCTGGTTTGGAAATTTATGGTGAAGTCACAGGAGTATGCGAAGATTTAGGTCGAGCTGCTAGGGAAGCTGAAGCGAGCGTTCGCAGACAAAGGAGATTAGTCAGAACTCAAGTTCTTAGGCATTTGGTTGCGGGTGCACGTGTCGCCAGAGGACTTGACTGGAAATGGAGAGAACAGGATGGTGTTCCACCGG GAGAAGGCACAGTAACGGGAGAATTGCACAATGGTTGGATAGATGTAACTTGGGACCACGGTGGCTCTAACTCATATCGCATGGGTGCAGAAGGAAAATACGACTTAAGGCTAGTGAGCACAGGTGTGGAAAGTGAAAATGGCATGAAAACTAAAAATGGTGCAAGTGTACTAACCAGCAGGAAGTCTAGCAGTACGCCCAGTTTACCAGACTGTACAGATGCTGTGATGCGAGGATCTGTCGCATCGACAGACCAAGCCGCTAGTGCTGACAATTTGGCTGCAAAG CAAGCAGAGTCCATAGCAGAGAGCGTCCTGTCAGTGGCCCGTGCAGAAGCAGTTGTAGCGGTAACTGGAGAAGGCGCTGCCAGTGCAGCGGGTGAACTGTCTGTTGTTTTACATCCAAGACCCGATGCAACCAGTGACTTGGCAACTATTGTTGAAAGTCTTGCGCTGAATACCGAATACTCAATTAACAGCAACAGTAATCGTGCTACAAACAGTTCTAAACCTCACTTTCCTACAGTTCGAGGGAACAAG ccTGCGAGTGGTCTGTTGAGTTTGGAAGCAGCAGAAGTGTTGGATCGTATGCGCGAAGGTGCAGACAGGTTGCGTAATAATACTAACAGTTTCTTGAGCGGGGAATTACTCGGTTTGGTTCCTGTTAGGATTAGCGTGTCTGGTGAGACTGACGAAAGTTCAATGAGGATTCGACCCGTGACTAGACATCATCCAGGAATCACTGACA ACATGAAAGAGTGCGGGCGTGACAAAGAAGCTAGTTCGTCATCTCAGAATGCTCCTGGATGTCCCATCGTAGTAACAAATCCCATGTCTGTATCTGTACCAAATCTTACCTGTACAGAAGCTAACAATACCTTGGAACCAGCAGCAGCTACCGGATTCCTAGAGACTTTTGCTGCAATGGCTCGCAGACGAACTTTGG GTGGCCAACACATAGCTCCAAACTCAAACTCCGGTTCAAATCCTCGCGGGCCAAACTCTGTGTCTAGTTTGGTGAGATTAGCATTGAGCTCCAACTTCCCTGGAGGCTTGCTGAGCACCGCTCAAAGCTATCCAAGTCTTACTAGCAGTGGCCAAGTTGCAGGCAGTGGAGTTACAACAACTACAGGACCTAGCCTTGGTCAAGCTCTTACTATGTCTCTGACTAGTACAAGTAGTGACAGCGAACAG TTGTGGCTCCAGGTTAGTGTCGAAGATTTTGTCGAATCATGCAGCGGAGTCGCAGGAACTGGTGTTGTTGGTGGCCGTGGTATAGGTGGCCCAACTCTGTTAGGTGAATTAGAAGATGACGAAGATGGCGCTCTTGCCGAAGaagatgatgataatgaagaaaatgaacAAGAG GAAGAcgatgaagaaaatgaagaagaaggtGACGGAGGTGAAGGTGAATATGAAGAGGTGATGGTGAGTCGCAACCTATTGGCAGCGTTCATGGAAGAGGAAGCACAGCCTCAGCCTACTAAAAGACGAGCTTGGGATGATGAATTTGTGCTGAAACGTCAGTTTTCCGCTCTAATACCTGCTTTCGACCCAAGGCCGGGCAGGACAAATATTAATCAG ACGACAGATCTCGAAGTTCCGCCACCAGGCAGTGAACTACAAATGAGTACACGCTCAGGTTTACCGACAAGTCCTAAACTATCTTTGACCCTGAAAGGTCCAGGACTCCCTGGTATTCCTGATGTTGAAGTGCCTCTCACTGAACCTCAGTCTACAATATTCCAGGTGGTTCAAGAGCTAATGCAGCTTACAGAATTGGGTAGCAGACAGGAGAAATTGAGAAGGATATGGGAACCGACTTACAC AATAGTTTACAAAGAAACTAAAGACGAGGAATCATCCGGCCGTGCTACGCCCATAATAACATTATACTCACGGAATCAAATACAGAACACAAATGCCTGTACAGTAGAAGACGTCTTACAACTTTTGCGACATGTGTTTGTACTGAGCGCGATGCGTGAGGAGAATAAAGATACTATTATGGACGAGAGTAGTCCAGAAAGCTACTGGGTCAATCCAGACGATTTCacgtcgaaaaaaattacaaacaaaGTTGTACAACAGATTCAAGATCCATTGGCCCTCGCAGCTGGAGCCTTACCCAGTTGGTGCGAGGAGCTAGCAAGAAGTTGCCCGTTTTTGCTACCGTTCGAGACAAGAAGATTGTACTTCAGTTGCACAGCTTTCGGAGCATCGAGGTCAATAGTTTGGCTACAAACTCAAAGAGATGCTGTATTAGAAAGGCAAAGAGCGCCAGGGCTCAGTCCCCGAAGAGACGATAGCCATGAATTTAGAGTAGGAAGACTAAAACACGAGAGGGTCAGTGTGCCCAGGGGAGAGAAATTACTTGACTGGGCTGAGCAGGTGCTCAAA GTACATGCAAGCCGTAAGAGCATACTAGAGGTGCAGTTTGTTGGTGAAGAAGGCACCGGCCTTGGACCTACTTTGGAATTCTTTGCGTTAGTTGCCGCTGAATTACAACGCAAAGATTTAGGCCTGTGGTTGTGCGATGACGAGCAAACTTGCGAGGAAGAGAAATCCTGCCCACCTGGGGAACAAATTCGTCCGCCAGGATACTATGTCGTTAGACCAAGTGGACTTTTCCCAGCTCCATTACCTCAAGATTCGCCAGTTTGCGACAAGGCTGTCCGGTATTTCTGGTTCCTAGGTGTATTCTTagccaaagttttacaagatAATAGACTTGTGGATATACCGCTATCCCAACCTTTCTTGAAACTTATGTGTCGCGGAGATATCACCAACAATGTCAACGAAAGAATAGGGTTAAATACAGTTCCACAAGAGAGTATGCCATCCAGCATGGCGAGTAGTTTCATCTCCGAAGAAGGCGAACTTGATGCACAATATTCTCTTGAGCAAACTCCTTGGTATGATGGTATACTTAACATCGACGATTTAGCCATTGTAGATCCGGTCAGAGGCGAGTTTCTTAAACAAACCCAAAGCCTAGTGTCAAGACGCGATAGAACTCTCTCTGACGGTCCATTAACAGAGGAAGTAAGAGATTCATTACACATCACTCATCCATCTGGTACATCAATTTCCATTGAAGATCTGGCTTTGACAATGAGCTATGCCCCCAGTTCGCGAATCTTTGAACACGAACAAGTTGAACTGAAAGAGGGAAGTGTAAATATTCCTGTGACGCTAGATAATGTCCATGAATATGTAGATCTGACAGTAAAATACTGCTTGCAACGAGGTATCGCCAGGCAGCTGGATGCGTTCAAAGCTGGCTTCTCCAAGGtatttttaatggaaaaattacaCGCCTTCAGCCCGGAAGAAATTAGAGCCATGCTATGTGGAGAACAGGACCCTCACTGGACCAGGGAGGACTTACTGAATTACACGGAGCCCAAACTGGGATATACTAGAGAAAG tCCTGGATTCCAACGATTTGTGAATGTGCTGCTATCACTTACGGGACCGGAGCGGAAAGCTTTTCTTCAGTTTGCGACAGGTTGTTCAGCATTGCCACCAGGTGGCCTATGCAACCTGCATCCTAGATTAACTGTGGTTCGTAAGGTTGACGCTGGGTCCGGAGGTTTTCCTTCAGTAAACACATGTGTGCATTATCTAAAGTTACCAGAATACCCAACTGAAGAGCTTCTAAAGGTGAGGCTTTTGGCTGCAACTCGAGAAAGAGGATTCCACTTGAACTAG